In Pengzhenrongella sicca, a single genomic region encodes these proteins:
- a CDS encoding organic hydroperoxide resistance protein, producing MSAVYTAVATATGEGRDGHTRSSDGLVDLDLAVPKEMGGAGGATNPEQLFAAGYAACFHSALKMVARSAGVSFTDSAVTAEVGIGPNGEGGFALEVTLRVELGGIDQAAADRLVEAAHGVCPYSNATRGNVPVVLETVVG from the coding sequence GTGTCTGCTGTCTACACCGCTGTCGCAACCGCAACCGGCGAGGGCCGCGACGGCCACACCCGGTCCTCGGACGGCCTCGTCGACCTCGACCTGGCGGTGCCGAAGGAGATGGGCGGCGCGGGTGGGGCCACCAACCCGGAGCAGCTCTTCGCCGCCGGGTACGCCGCGTGCTTCCACAGCGCGCTCAAGATGGTGGCGCGGAGCGCCGGGGTGTCGTTCACGGACTCCGCCGTCACGGCCGAGGTCGGCATCGGCCCGAATGGCGAGGGTGGCTTCGCGCTCGAGGTGACGCTGCGCGTCGAGCTCGGCGGCATCGACCAGGCCGCGGCCGACCGTCTCGTCGAGGCCGCGCACGGCGTGTGCCCGTACTCCAACGCGACCCGTGGCAACGTCCCGGTCGTGCTGGAGACC